Proteins from one Fragaria vesca subsp. vesca linkage group LG6, FraVesHawaii_1.0, whole genome shotgun sequence genomic window:
- the LOC101300556 gene encoding abscisate beta-glucosyltransferase-like, which yields MDSQADHPKLEIFFFPYILGGHLIPMIDLARLFSSHGVKATIVTTPHNVLLFQNPILRDQQLGHAISFVTLNFPAEEFGLPNGCENELTTTNGDMFTKLFMAAMKLQDPLRKLLSETKPKPDCLVSDRLYPWTANVTDGLGIPRIVFDGSGCFSHCVEESLRVYAPHERVVSETEAFVVPGLPNKIELKRSMLPDYVKSQNVFSHFLNEALEGEINSDGVVVNSFYELEQAYADFFQKEMKRKTWHVGPVSLNNRSIIDKVERGIKTSIDEYSCLSWLDSREPNSVLYISFGSMPRITSAQLLEIAHGLEASDHPFIWVIGRILDYSSKDKQQVEMALLPVGFEERISKSQRGLIIRGWAPQLLILEHPAVGGYMNHCGWNSIIEGVTAGVPMITWPFSSEQFYNERFILNIIKVGVSMGNEHWVPLKELPRVTIKSDKVASVVNRLMGSEETEVVQMRKTAAEFRDKAMQAFQEGGSSYNNVDAFIQELKSRRKVQNGHL from the coding sequence ATGGATTCACAAGCTGACCATCCCAAACTTGAAATATTCTTCTTCCCATACATTCTTGGTGGTCACTTGATCCCCATGATAGATTTGGCCAGGCTCTTTTCATCTCATGGAGTGAAAGCCACCATTGTCACAACCCCTCACAATGTCCTCCTCTTCCAAAATCCCATCCTCAGAGACCAACAATTAGGCCATGCCATCAGTTTCGTCACGCTTAATTTCCCGGCAGAGGAGTTCGGTTTGCCCAATGGTTGCGAGAACGAGCTCACCACTACTAATGGGGACATGTTCACTAAGCTGTTCATGGCCGCCATGAAGCTCCAAGACCCTCTCAGGAAGCTTCTGTCCGAGACAAAACCAAAACCAGATTGTCTAGTCTCGGACAGGCTCTATCCTTGGACTGCAAATGTCACAGATGGTCTTGGAATCCCAAGGATTGTGTTCGATGGGAGTGGTTGCTTCTCTCACTGTGTTGAAGAAAGTCTTAGAGTCTATGCACCCCATGAGAGAGTTGTGTCTGAGACGGAGGCTTTTGTTGTCCCAGGACTGCCCAACAAGATTGAGCTAAAAAGGTCAATGCTGCCAGACTATGTCAAATCTCAAAATGTGTTCTCTCATTTTCTCAATGAAGCCCTAGAAGGTGAGATTAATAGCGATGGGGTTGTGGTCAATAGCTTCTATGAGTTGGAGCAAGCTTATGCTGATTTTTTCCAGAAGGAGATGAAGAGGAAAACATGGCACGTAGGACCAGTCTCCTTGAACAACAGAAGCATCATTGACAAGGTTGAGAGAGGGATCAAAACCTCCATTGATGAGTACAGTTGTTTGAGTTGGCTTGACTCCAGAGAACCCAACTCTGTTCTTTACATTAGCTTTGGAAGCATGCCAAGGATCACTTCAGCACAGCTCTTGGAGATTGCTCATGGGCTTGAGGCTTCAGATCACCCTTTCATTTGGGTGATTGGGAGGATTTTGGATTACTCATCAAAAGACAAACAACAAGTAGAGATGGCTTTGCTTCCTGTGGGATTTGAGGAGAGGATTTCGAAATCCCAAAGAGGGCTTATAATCCGAGGCTGGGCGCCTCAGCTTTTGATACTTGAACACCCAGCTGTGGGAGGCTATATGAACCACTGTGGGTGGAACTCCATCATTGAAGGTGTCACTGCTGGTGTGCCCATGATCACTTGGCCTTTCTCCTCTGAGCAGTTCTATAATGAGAGGTTCATCCTCAACATCATCAAGGTTGGGGTTTCAATGGGAAATGAACACTGGGTTCCATTGAAGGAGCTGCCTAGAGTGACCATAAAGAGCGACAAGGTAGCAAGTGTTGTGAACAGACTAATGGGCAGTGAAGAAACTGAAGTGGTTCAAATGAGAAAGACAGCAGCAGAGTTTAGAGACAAGGCCATGCAAGCTTTTCAAGAAGGTGGTTCTTCTTACAACAATGTTGATGCTTTCATCCAAGAGCTCAAGTCTCGCCGGAAAGTTCAGAACGGTCATCTGTAA
- the LOC101300841 gene encoding uncharacterized protein LOC101300841: MLGGGAAGAQDGEAWKPWRWCPIHGSANSVAPSLSYTITSPSNSTLSLLLRAVARVSVNCAGSSLRLNKPRASPLSNNAQISVFNLATLNIPSHLRYMANFTAVGCSIAVNSSSKWEQMRILVFASVMATLGLQVILESMRTLFFDGVEFNLTKDHERWVVGSMLGVTLVKLLLMLYCRTFSNKIVKAYS, translated from the exons ATGCTTGGAGGTGGAGCGGCTGGGGCTCAAGATGGTGAGGCTTGGAAGCCATGGCGGTGGTGCCCAATTCATGGGTCGGCCAATTCTGTTGCTCCTTCGCTTTCCTACACCATAACAAGTCCCTCAAATTCAACACTAAGCCTTCTTCTTCGAGCTGTGGCGAGAGTAAGTGTTAACTGCGCTGGGTCCTCTTTGAGATTGAACAAGCCGAGAGCTTCGCCTCTGTCCAATAATGCCCAAATTTCGGTTTTCAAT CTTGCCACACTAAATATTCCTTCACATTTGAGATATATGGCTAATTTCACTGCAGTTGGTTGCTCCATTGCAGTAAATTCATCTTCCAAATGGGAACAAATG AGAATCCTTGTTTTTGCTTCTGTCATGGCAACTCTGGGACTGCAGGTCATCTTAGAGTCTATGCGCACCCTATTTTTTGAT GGAGTTGAGTTCAACTTAACCAAGGATCATGAGCGATGGGTTGTGGGTAGTATGCTCGGTGTCACTCTGGTGAAATTGCTTCTGATGCTTTACTGTCGCACTTTCTCCAACAAAATAGTCAAAGCCTATTCCTAG
- the LOC101304491 gene encoding abscisate beta-glucosyltransferase-like, with protein sequence MDSEPPVEMYFFPFVGGGHQIPMIDTARVFAAHGAKSTILSTTLSNALRFCNSIHRDQTHNRLISIHVLDLPNDAVPPDTSMSAAPFTDTSVFKQPLRHFLTQHPPDCIVIDVFHRWASDVIDSLGIRRIVFNGNGFFSRCVMQNVGKFAPQEKVGSDSEPFVVPGLPDRVELTKSQLPVFARNKSGPDKFGQLEDKSFGVVVNSFYELESKYVDYFKKDLGKKAWGIGPVSLCNRDEADKVERGQAASVDEEKLKWCLDWLDSQEPDSVVYISFGSLARLSYKQLIEIAHGVVNSTNCFVWVVGKVSENDGQSHEDEENWLLDFEKRMRESERGVVIRGWAPQILMLEHKAVGGFVSHCGWNSTVESVCAGVPMITWPLSAEQFSNEKLITDVLGIGVQVGSKEWASWNMERKEVIGREKVEAAVRKVVGGGDEAVEMRKRARDLAEKAKKAVEEGGSSYAEVDALISELRSLKKN encoded by the coding sequence ATGGATTCAGAACCTCCGGTCGAAATGTACTTCTTCCCCTTCGTCGGCGGCGGCCACCAAATCCCGATGATCGACACGGCCCGAGTCTTCGCCGCCCACGGCGCCAAGTCCACCATCCTCTCCACCACTCTCTCCAACGCCCTCCGCTTCTGCAACTCCATCCACCGCGACCAAACCCACAACCGCCTCATCTCCATCCACGTCCTCGACCTCCCAAACGACGCCGTCCCACCCGACACCTCCATGTCCGCCGCCCCCTTCACCGACACCTCCGTCTTCAAACAACCCCTCCGCCACTTCCTCACCCAACACCCTCCCGACTGCATCGTCATCGACGTCTTCCACCGCTGGGCCTCTGACGTCATCGACTCCCTCGGAATCAGACGAATCGTCTTCAACGGAAACGGGTTCTTCTCCCGCTGCGTCATGCAGAACGTCGGGAAATTCGCGCCGCAGGAGAAAGTGGGTTCGGATTCGGAGCCGTTCGTGGTGCCGGGTCTGCCGGATCGGGTTGAGCTGACGAAATCTCAGCTGCCGGTTTTTGCTAGAAACAAAAGTGGGCCGGATAAGTTTGGGCAGTTGGAAGACAAGAGCTTCGGGGTTGTGGTGAACAGTTTTTATGAGTTGGAGTCGAAGTATGTTGATTATTTCAAGAAGGATTTGGGGAAGAAGGCGTGGGGGATTGGTCCTGTTTCTCTATGTAACAGAGACGAAGCGGATAAGGTCGAGAGAGGCCAAGCTGCTTCAGTTGATGAGGAGAAACTGAAGTGGTGTTTAGATTGGTTGGATTCTCAAGAGCCCGACTCGGTTGTGTACATTAGTTTCGGAAGCTTGGCTCGATTGAGTTACAAGCAACTGATCGAAATAGCTCATGGAGTTGTGAATTCGACAAATTGTTTCGTGTGGGTTGTTGGGAAAGTGTCTGAGAATGATGGTCAGAGTCATGAAGATGAGGAGAATTGGCTGTTGGATTTTGAGAAGAGAATGAGGGAGAGTGAGAGAGGGGTTGTGATAAGGGGATGGGCGCCTCAGATTTTGATGCTGGAGCATAAGGCTGTTGGTGGGTTTGTGAGTCACTGTGGGTGGAACTCGACAGTGGAGAGTGTATGTGCTGGTGTCCCGATGATCACTTGGCCGCTCTCGGCGGAGCAATTTTCGAATGAGAAGCTGATTACTGATGTGCTGGGGATTGGTGTTCAGGTTGGGAGCAAAGAGTGGGCGTCGTGGAATATGGAGAGGAAGGAAGTGATTGGGAGAGAGAAGGTTGAGGCTGCGGTGAGGAAGGTGGTAGGTGGTGGCGACGAGGCGGTGGAGATGAGGAAGAGGGCCAGAGATCTTGCGGAGAAGGCAAAGAAAGCTGTTGAAGAAGGTGGGTCATCATATGCAGAAGTGGATGCTTTGATTTCAGAGCTCAGGTCACTGAAGAAGAACTGA
- the LOC101305089 gene encoding UDP-glucose flavonoid 3-O-glucosyltransferase 7-like, with the protein MGSECHGSVHIFLFPFMAHGHMIPVSDTAKLFASYGVKITIVTTPLNAIRFAQTTQSSKFNIQIKAIEFPSEEAGLPKGCENVDTLPSPDLVNPFFKATRLLQPQFEELLKEFKPTCIVADMVFPWATEAAAKFGIPRLVFSGTSFFAMCALDCVKVYEPYSKVSSETEPFVIPYLPGEIELTRAQLPDFIKNNVLNDVTQLLKEAREAELKSFGIIMNSFYELEPVYADFYRNELGRKAWHIGPVSLCNRETEEKVQRGKEATIDEHECLKWLDSKKPDSVVYLCFGSVADFNSTQLKEIAMALEAAGQDFIWVVRKGKDEVDEWLPEGFEERMEGKGLMIRGWAPQVLILDHPSVGGFVTHCGWNSTLEGISAGLPMVTWPLAAEQFYNEKLVAQVLKIGVGVGTQKWVRLFGDSVKKEAIVKAVSQIMVGEEAEERRSRARELGKQARRAVEEGGSSYQDFNKLIQELKSQQLG; encoded by the coding sequence ATGGGTAGCGAATGCCATGGCTCTGTTCACATATTCTTGTTCCCTTTCATGGCTCACGGCCACATGATCCCAGTCTCCGACACGGCCAAGCTCTTTGCTTCATACGGCGTCAAGATCACCATCGTCACCACCCCTCTAAACGCCATCAGATTCGCCCAAACGACCCAGTCGAGCAAATTCAACATCCAAATCAAGGCCATCGAGTTCCCAAGCGAAGAGGCTGGTTTGCCAAAAGGTTGTGAGAACGTCGACACGTTGCCCTCGCCTGATTTAGTCAACCCTTTCTTCAAAGCCACACGCTTGCTTCAACCACAGTTCGAGGAGCTTCTCAAGGAGTTCAAGCCGACTTGCATAGTAGCTGACATGGTCTTTCCTTGGGCTACTGAAGCTGCTGCCAAGTTCGGTATTCCGAGGTTGGTTTTTAGTGGGACTAGCTTCTTTGCTATGTGTGCTTTAGACTGTGTCAAGGTTTATGAGCCTTACAGTAAGGTTTCAAGTGAAACTGAGCCTTTTGTGATCCCCTATTTGCCGGGTGAGATTGAATTGACAAGAGCTCAACTGCCTGACTTTATCAAAAACAATGTTTTGAATGATGTGACCCAGTTGCTGAAAGAGGCTAGAGAAGCCGAGTTGAAGAGCTTTGGAATTATTATGAACAGCTTCTATGAGCTCGAACCGGTTTATGCAGATTTTTACAGAAATGAGTTGGGGAGAAAGGCATGGCATATAGGCCCTGTTTCTCTATGCAACAGAGAGACTGAGGAGAAAGTACAGAGAGGAAAAGAAGCTACAATTGATGAGCACGAGTGTTTGAAATGGCTTGATTCAAAGAAACCAGATTCTGTTGTGTATCTCTGTTTTGGGAGTGTGGCCGATTTCAATTCCACTCAGCTCAAGGAGATTGCCATGGCTCTAGAAGCTGCCGGGCAGGACTTCATTTGGGTAGTGAGGAAAGGCAAAGATGAGGTGGATGAGTGGTTGCCTGAAGGATTTGAAGAGAGGATGGAAGGCAAGGGATTGATGATCAGAGGTTGGGCTCCTCAGGTTTTGATTCTTGACCATCCAAGTGTTGGTGGGTTTGTGACACATTGTGGGTGGAATTCCACATTGGAAGGCATTTCTGCAGGGCTTCCTATGGTGACATGGCCATTGGCTGCTGAGCAATTTTACAATGAGAAATTGGTGGCCCAGGTGCTTAAGATTGGAGTTGGTGTTGGAACTCAGAAATGGGTCAGGCTTTTTGGGGATAGTGTGAAGAAGGAAGCTATTGTGAAAGCTGTGAGTCAGATCATGGTAGGAGAAGAGGCAGAAGAAAGGAGAAGCAGAGCCAGGGAGCTTGGAAAGCAAGCAAGGAGGGCTGTTGAAGAGGGAGGATCATCATACCAGGATTTTAATAAGCTAATTCAAGAGTTGAAATCCCAACAACTAGGATAA
- the LOC101304787 gene encoding UDP-glucose flavonoid 3-O-glucosyltransferase 7-like has protein sequence MAMETKSCQQLHIFFLPFMARGHSIPLTDIAKLFSSHGARCTIVTTPLNAPLFSKATQRGEIELVLIKFPSAEAGLPQDCESADLITTQDMLGKFVKATFLIEPHFEKILDEHRPHCLVADAFFTWATDVAAKFRIPRLYFHGTGFFALCASLSVMMYQPHSNLSSDSESFVIPNLPDEIKMTRSQLPVFPDESEFMKMLKASIEIEERSYGVIVNSFYELEPAYANHYRKVFGRKAWHIGPVSFCNKAIEDKAERGSIKSSTAEKHECLKWLDSKKPRSVVYVSFGSMVRFADSQLLEIATGLEASGQDFIWVVKKEKKEVEEWLPEGFEKRMDGKGLIIRDWAPQVLILEHEAIGAFVTHCGWNSILEAVSAGVPMITWPVFGEQFYNEKLVTEIHRIGVPVGSEKWAFSFVDVNAETEGRVRREAIEEAVTRIMVGDEAVETRSRVKELGENARRAVEEGGSSFLDLSALVGELNDLAFGGLVE, from the coding sequence ATGGCCATGGAAACTAAATCATGCCAACAGCTTCATATCTTCTTTCTTCCATTCATGGCTCGCGGCCACAGCATACCCCTTACAGACATAGCTAAACTATTTTCTTCTCATGGGGCAAGATGCACCATAGTAACCACTCCCCTCAATGCACCACTCTTCTCCAAAGCAACCCAAAGAGGTGAAATTGAACTTGTTCTCATTAAGTTCCCATCTGCTGAAGCAGGGTTGCCTCAAGATTGCGAAAGTGCCGACTTGATTACTACACAAGACATGCTGGGAAAATTTGTCAAAGCCACCTTTCTAATTGAACCACATTTTGAGAAGATTTTAGATGAACATCGACCTCATTGCCTTGTTGCTGATGCTTTCTTTACTTGGGCTACAGATGTTGCTGCCAAGTTTCGAATTCCAAGGCTGTATTTCCATGGAACTGGTTTCTTCGCATTGTGTGCTTCATTGAGTGTGATGATGTATCAACCTCATTCTAATTTGTCGTCTGATTCAGAATCTTTTGTCATTCCTAATCTCCCCGATGAAATCAAGATGACTAGAAGCCAACTACCTGTGTTTCCTGATGAGTCAGAATTTATGAAGATGCTCAAAGCATCTATAGAGATTGAAGAAAGGAGCTATGGGGTTATTGTTAACAGCTTTTATGAACTAGAACCAGCTTATGCAAATCATTACAGGAAGGTGTTTGGGCGGAAGGCATGGCATATCGGCCCTGTTTCATTCTGCAACAAGGCAATAGAGGATAAAGCAGAGAGGGGATCAATAAAAAGCTCGACTGCTGAGAAACATGAGTGTTTGAAATGGCTTGACTCAAAGAAACCCCGTTCGGTTGTTTATGTATCATTCGGAAGCATGGTCCGTTTTGCTGATTCTCAGCTACTAGAAATCGCAACAGGCCTTGAGGCTTCTGGACAAGACTTCATTTGGGTTGTGAAGAAAGAAAAGAAAGAAGTAGAAGAGTGGTTGCCTGAAGGATTTGAGAAGAGAATGGATGGTAAGGGACTGATCATAAGAGATTGGGCTCCTCAAGTGCTGATTCTTGAGCATGAAGCAATAGGAGCATTTGTGACTCACTGTGGGTGGAACTCTATCCTAGAAGCAGTGTCTGCCGGAGTTCCAATGATCACGTGGCCAGTGTTCGGCGAGCAGTTTTACAATGAGAAGTTGGTGACTGAGATACATAGGATTGGGGTTCCTGTTGGTTCTGAAAAATGGGCTTTCTCATTTGTGGATGTAAATGCAGAGACAGAAGGGAGGGTGAGGAGGGAGGCCATAGAGGAGGCTGTGACTAGAATCATGGTGGGTGATGAAGCAGTGGAAACGAGAAGCAGAGTGAAAGAGCTTGGGGAGAATGCAAGGAGGGCTGTTGAAGAAGGTGGATCATCTTTCTTGGATTTGTCTGCTCTAGTCGGAGAGTTGAACGACCTAGCTTTTGGAGGCTTAGTTGAATGA